The stretch of DNA TCGCCGCGCAGGCCGTCAGGGCGACGACGGTGAGAGCCGCCAGCGCCGTGGCGACCAGGGTCCGCAGTCGTGCACGCATCAGTGGTCCTCCCGCACGGCCCGCGGTCCGTCGTAGGTCTCGTCGAGCTCGGGCAGCGGGATCGCCGACGTCGCGGTGCCGAGCGACTCCCCGCGCGGCAGCGTCAGCACGAAGGTCGAGCCCTCGCCCGGTCGAGACCAGACGTCGATCCGCCCGCCGTGCAGGTTGGCGTCGCCGAGGGAGATCGCGAGCCCCAGCCCGGTGCCGCCGATGGTGCGCTTGCGGCTGGGGTCGGCACGCCAGAAGCGGTCGAAGACCCGTGCGGCGTCCTCCGGTGGCATGCCGACGCCCTGGTCGCGCACGGCGATCGCGACGGAGCGGGAGTCGCTGTCGACGACGACCTGGACGGGCTTCGCGTCGCCGTGCTCGATCGCGTTGCCGACCAGGTTGCGGAGGATCCGACGGATGCGCTTGGCGTCGAGCTGCATCGTGGTGTGGCCGCCGGGGGTGACGAGCTGCAGGCCGACGCCGGCGCGCTCGGCGAGCGGGCGGAACTCCTCGACGATGTCGGCGGCGAGCGCGGCGGGCACGACCGGCTCGGTGTCGAGCTGCACGGCCTGGGCGTCGTAGCGGGAGATCTCGAGCAGGTCGGCGAGCAGCAGCTCGAAGCGTTCGACCTGGGCGTGCAGGAGCTCGGCGGACCGGCCGACCGACGGCTCGAAGGCGTGCCGTGAGTCGTAGAGCATGTCGCCGGCGAGTCGGATCGTGGTGAGCGGGGTGCGGAGCTCGTGGGACACGTCGGAGACGAAGCGCTGCTGCACGCGGGAGAGCTCGGCGAGCTGGGTGATCTGCCGGCTGACGGCGTCGGCCATGTCGTTGAAGCTGCGCGCCAGGATCGCGATGTCGTCGTGGCCGCGGACCGGGATGCGTTCGTCGAGCCGTCCGGCGGCGATCTTGCGACTGGTCTCGGCGGCACCGCGGATGGGCACGACGACGAGCCGCACCACGAGCGAGGTGACGAGCGCGATGAGGACGATGAGGGCGACGCCGCCGACCGAGAGCGTCTGCGACACGAAGTCGAGGGTCTGCTGCGCGTCGGACAGGTCGTAGACGATGTACAGCTCGTACTGCCCCGCGCTCGGGACCTGCAGCACCGACCCCACCGCCAGGCCGGGCTCGCGTCGGCCCCCGTCGTCGAGCTGCACCGGCTGCAGGCTGAGCCGGCCGGTGTCCTTCGCGACCTCGCGCCGGAGGTCGTCGGTGATCACGGCGTCCGGGAAGCCCTGGCTCGCCAGGTTCTGCAGCGTCTGCGGCGTCGACTGCCCCGGGGTCCGCTCGATGGCGATGCTCGTGCCGCCCGGGCTCGTCGTGTTCGACAGGATCGCCTGCTGCGCCTCGCTCTGCAGGGTCTCGAGCTCGGTCTGGTTGTTGTCCTCGGCTGCGGTCGCGGCGTCGAAGATGCCCTGCGCGACGATGGTCGCGCGGGCCGACTCGGACTCGATCTGGTCGCGACGCTGCGCGTACACGTTGTTCGAGATGCTGATCATGACCGCTGTCCCGATGACCGCGACCGCCAGGCCGGTCGTCGCGACCGTGATCGCGACGCTCCGGACCATGAGCGAGCGACGCCACAGCCACGCGACGGCGTACCAAGCGCGGCGGACCCAGCGGCGGAGCCGACGCCGGAGCCGGGCGGCGCGACCGTACGAGTGGCGCTGACCGGACGAACCCCGACCGGACGAACCCTGACCGGCCGGACGCTGCGCGGACGACGCCGACGCGGACGACGCCGACGCCGGCGCGGACGGGCCACCGGCGCGCGGTCGGCTGCCGGTGGCGTTCGTGTCCGACGACGCCGACGGCACGGTGCTCAGGCTCCTCCGGCCCGGTAGCCGACACCGCGCACGGTCGTGACGATCTTCGGGTTGTCCGGGTCGTGCTCGATCTTGGCGCGGAGCCGCTGCACGTGCACGTTCACGAGCCGGGTGTCCGCCTTGTAGTGGTAGCCCCAGACCTGGTCGAGCAGCATCTCCCGCGTGAACACCTGGTTCGGCTTCTCGGCGAGCGCGCGGAGCAGGTCGAACTCGAGCGGCGTGAGCGCGATCACGGTGTCGCCGCGACGGACCTCGTGCGCGGCGACGTCGACGGTCAGGTCGCCGGCGTGCAGCACCGAGGCGTCGCCGGCCGTCGGACGGAGCCGCGTCTTGATGCGCGCGACGAGCTCCTTCGGGTTGAACGGCTTCACGACGTAG from Curtobacterium sp. SGAir0471 encodes:
- the mtrB gene encoding MtrAB system histidine kinase MtrB, with amino-acid sequence MPSASSDTNATGSRPRAGGPSAPASASSASASSAQRPAGQGSSGRGSSGQRHSYGRAARLRRRLRRWVRRAWYAVAWLWRRSLMVRSVAITVATTGLAVAVIGTAVMISISNNVYAQRRDQIESESARATIVAQGIFDAATAAEDNNQTELETLQSEAQQAILSNTTSPGGTSIAIERTPGQSTPQTLQNLASQGFPDAVITDDLRREVAKDTGRLSLQPVQLDDGGRREPGLAVGSVLQVPSAGQYELYIVYDLSDAQQTLDFVSQTLSVGGVALIVLIALVTSLVVRLVVVPIRGAAETSRKIAAGRLDERIPVRGHDDIAILARSFNDMADAVSRQITQLAELSRVQQRFVSDVSHELRTPLTTIRLAGDMLYDSRHAFEPSVGRSAELLHAQVERFELLLADLLEISRYDAQAVQLDTEPVVPAALAADIVEEFRPLAERAGVGLQLVTPGGHTTMQLDAKRIRRILRNLVGNAIEHGDAKPVQVVVDSDSRSVAIAVRDQGVGMPPEDAARVFDRFWRADPSRKRTIGGTGLGLAISLGDANLHGGRIDVWSRPGEGSTFVLTLPRGESLGTATSAIPLPELDETYDGPRAVREDH
- the mtrA gene encoding MtrAB system response regulator MtrA codes for the protein MTPRILVVDDDQALAEMIGIVLRSEGYEPEFSADGNDAVETFHSTKPDLVLLDVMLPGIDGIEVCKRIRADSGTPIIMLTAKGDTADVVAGLENGADDYVVKPFNPKELVARIKTRLRPTAGDASVLHAGDLTVDVAAHEVRRGDTVIALTPLEFDLLRALAEKPNQVFTREMLLDQVWGYHYKADTRLVNVHVQRLRAKIEHDPDNPKIVTTVRGVGYRAGGA